A single window of Aspergillus oryzae RIB40 DNA, chromosome 8 DNA harbors:
- a CDS encoding uncharacterized protein (predicted protein) produces the protein MPNKDDFIFNELVGGKGGDNFGDALWSDKPVTEVEAWYGHAWGADFTVLKGLRVHWGDRSSPMVGHPSGDALHTSYSFAPNERVRWMTLNGADPGSEGRCDAIRFEANNPFAAGGTGGFERHENPGNHVSMALLEGRQEISIAWGLFSTDNQGNVATDTRIPSMQGTADVGVLEPQYPNITRTHSFNEQMVRGCSLRQFSSVYGLTSSQSFVV, from the exons ATGCCCAACAAAGACGACTTTATCTTCAACGAACTTGTTGGAGGAAAGGGTGGTGATAACTTCGGCGACGCGCTTTGGAGTGATAAGCCAGTGACCGAGGTTGAGGCCTGGTACGGTCATGCATGGGGTGCGGACTTCACGGTATTGAAGGGATTAAGAGTCCATTGGGGCGACAGGTCCAGTCCAATGGTTGGCCACCCATCGGGTGATGCGTTGCACACTAGCTACTCTTTCGCCCCAAATGAAAGGGTCCGGTGGATGACGCTTAATGGAGCTGACCCAGGCTCTGAGGGTCGCTGCGACGCTATCAGGTTTGAAGCCAATAACCCATTCGCTGCAGGTGGCACCGGCGGCTTTGAACGCCATGAAAATCCCGGAAATCACGTTTCCATGGCTTTGTTGGAAGGGCGGCAGGAGATATCGATAGCCTGGGGGCTGTTTTCCACAGATAATCAGG GGAATGTGGCAACAGACACTCGCATCCCTTCCATGCAAGGTACCGCAGATGTTGGGGTCTTGGAGCCTCAGTACCCCAACATAACTCGTACTCATTCTTTTAATGAACAAATGGTTCGTGGCTGTTCTTTACGTCAGTTCTCCAGTGTATATGGCTTAACTAGCTCACAATCTTTTGTTGTTTAA
- a CDS encoding uncharacterized protein (uncharacterized conserved protein), which yields MTISGKSGEQISQTLSENGTNHFQKRRSFFRSTLFQILVVGLCAFCAPGIWSAMNGLGVGGSQSPNLVNAANALLYAFMTVTCFAGPWLTNIIGFRYTLAIGSIGYPLYAAGLYLNNRTGATWLVYLGSITCGLSAGFFWSVEGAIATGYPEQHKRGRYIATWFTFRNFGNIIGGAISLGINHNVDKRGQVGYQTYLGFIAIQCLGLLFGLLLSNPEKVQRDDGTRIEAPRNINWRTELRAMWRLARSKSILLLTPLFWYFGWIQAYPGTYLATYFTVRSRALGSFLSAVVGTLATWLGGTLVDLPWLPNRKARAISTYVLIAAMNTTTWIWAVIIQNEYRHTKPVLDWADQSAFGRGFGVYMFERISLGMVENYIYWCIGNLSDSPGDQIRYSSLLRGIETAGVAVGFGVQAVPTALIVTAAINLGLWCFALPFSYYATLVVVRKFAKMGLLGQEERTVSASPQRN from the coding sequence ATGACAATAAGCGGCAAGTCTGGTGAACAAATATCCCAAACACTATCAGAGAATGGCACGAACCATTTTCAAAAAAGGCGATCCTTCTTTCGCAGTACCCTATTCCAAATCCTCGTTGTTGGCCTCTGCGCCTTCTGTGCCCCAGGGATATGGAGCGCCATGAACGGATTGGGCGTGGGTGGATCACAAAGTCCTAACCTCGTGAACGCCGCCAACGCCCTGCTCTACGCCTTCATGACGGTAACCTGCTTCGCCGGCCCCTGGTTAACAAACATAATCGGATTCCGCTATACACTGGCAATTGGCTCGATCGGCTACCCGCTCTACGCAGCAGGTCTGTACCTGAACAACCGCACCGGCGCAACCTGGCTCGTCTATCTCGGCTCCATAACCTGCGGTCTCAGTGCCGGCTTCTTCTGGAGCGTCGAAGGCGCCATCGCAACAGGGTATCCGGAACAGCACAAACGAGGTCGCTACATCGCAACGTGGTTCACATTCCGGAATTTCGGAAACATCATCGGCGGTGCCATCTCCCTGGGCATCAACCACAATGTCGACAAACGCGGGCAAGTCGGCTACCAAACTTATCTCGGCTTCATCGCCATTCAATGCTTGGGTCTACTTTTTGGTCTTCTACTATCGAACCCAGAGAAAGTCCAACGCGACGACGGAACTCGCATCGAAGCGCCCAGGAACATAAACTGGCGAACGGAACTCCGCGCCATGTGGCGTCTTGCCCGAAGTAAAtcaattcttctcctcacGCCCCTGTTCTGGTACTTCGGCTGGATTCAAGCATATCCGGGTACATACCTGGCAACCTACTTCACGGTTCGCTCCCGGGCTCTCGGCAGCTTCCTCTCAGCCGTAGTCGGAACACTAGCCACCTGGCTGGGCGGTACACTCGTCGACCTGCCCTGGCTTCCAAACCGGAAGGCAAGAGCCATAAGCACATACGTCCTCATCGCTGCCATGAACACCACAACCTGGATATGGGCCGTGATCATCCAAAACGAATACAGACATACAAAACCGGTTCTGGATTGGGCGGACCAAAGTGCGTTTGGGCGCGGATTTGGGGTCTACATGTTCGAGCGGATTAGTTTGGGCATGGTCGAGAACTATATCTATTGGTGTATTGGGAATCTGTCCGATTCACCCGGTGATCAGATTAGATATAGTTCTTTGTTAAGGGGGATTGAGACTGCCGGTGTGGcggttgggtttggggtgCAGGCTGTGCCGACGGCTTTGATTGTTACTGCGGCGATTAATCTGGGTTTGTGGTGTTTTGCGCTGCCATTTAGTTATTATGCTACTTTAGTGGTTGTGAGGAAGTTCGCGAAGATGGGGTTGTTAGGGCAAGAGGAGAGAACTGTATCTGCGTCTCCACAGAGAAATTGA
- a CDS encoding alpha-hydroxy acid oxidase (glycolate oxidase) encodes MVYTIVVHFYNAGSTDQVTVAENSTAYGKYRLRPRVLVDVSETDTSTTVFGQKITFPLCVAPAGIQAMAHPDGELATSRACAKRQVHMGVSSFANYSVEEIRAAGLDIGPIQHTMQVYTMQDRAHQERIIRRAEAAGCVAIFLTADSPILGVRYSEHRNDFRAPEGLDFPMLEKTSEMIRAERHEDGFTGVNSSSHSWAREIPWLRSVTKMQIWIKGVLTAEDVELAIQHGCEGVVVSNHGGRQLDGTPATIDVLPECVKAAKGKIRVHIDGGVRNGTDIFKALALGAECCWIGRPIIWGLAYDGEAGAGKVLDILHTEFKRCMQLTGCKSIADISPASLGVVRSDGPLARL; translated from the exons ATGGTCTACACAATCGTTGTCC ATTTCTACAACGCAGGCTCGACGGACCAAGTCACCGTAGCGGAAAATTCCACGGCCTATGGGAAGTACCGTCTGCGTCCGCGGGTACTGGTTGACGTCTCGGAGACAGACACTAGCACCACCGTGTTCGGACAGAAGATCACCTTTCCGCTATGTGTAGCGCCGGCAGGCATCCAGGCAATGGCACATCCGGATGGTGAACTGGCGACAAGTCGAGCGTGTGCTAAGCGACAAGTCCATATGGGTGTCTCGTCGTTCGCAAACTATtctgtggaggagatccgAGCGGCTGGGCTTGACATCGGACCGATACAGCACACCATGCAGGTTTATACCATGCAAGATCGAGCACACCAGGAGCGCATTATCAGACGTGCCGAAGCGGCAGGTTGCGTCGCGATCTTCCTAACGGCGGACAGTCCGATTCTTGGCGTCCGGTACAGTGAGCACCGGAACGATTTCCGAGCTCCCGAAGGCCTAGACTTTCCCATGCTGGAGAAGACGTCGGAAATGATTCGAGCTGAGCGACACGAAGATGGATTTACGGGAGTCAATTCAAGCTCACATTCGTGGGCCAGGGAAATTCCCTGGCTTAGAAGTGTGACAAAAATGCAGATCTGGATTAAGGGCGTGCTAACGGCGGAGGACGTGGAGCTTGCCATACAACACGGTTGCGAAGGAGTCGTCGTTAGTAATCATGGAGGTAGACAGCTTGACGGTACTCCGGCCACGATTGACGTCCTTCCGGAGTGTGTTAAAGCTGCAAAGGGTAAGATTCGAGTACACATCGATGGGGGTGTCCGGAACGGAACGGATATTTTCAAAGCCCTGGCGCTTGGTGCAGAATGCTGCTGGATTGGACGGCCGATCATCTGGGGTCTTGCG TATGATGGAGAGGCGGGCGCTGGTAAAGTGCTGGACATTCTGCATACGGAGTTCAAACGCTGCATGCAGCTAACGGGTTGTAAGAGCATAGCGGATATTTCTCCGGCTTCGTTGGGTGTGGTCAGAAGTGATGGGCCATTAGCCCGGTTGTAA
- a CDS encoding glycoside hydrolase family 76 protein (predicted protein) translates to MRGLSWQQLGGAVLLLLQGQVALSALSVQVNSKDSLANAGKEIADPMMDFYAQNQTEGIPGKLTDTWYIAGAMFMTLIQYWATSGVEQYNKVVSHDLMFQSGENYDYFSSNYSQWLGNDDQMFWGLASITASETGFPEVSGKPTWTSLARTVFNMQIERWDETACNGGLRWQIWPYQAGYTMKNSISNGGLFELSARLARFTKNETYAEWAEKIWDWSASSPLILTDKWYVADSTSNENNCKDSGNNQWTYNYGTFLSGAAFMYNYTNGDEKWLKRVNGLLESTFATFFPSTYGGNVLSEVACEPIMSCDRNQLGFKGYTAMWLAHTAILVPSTAERITPKLQGSAEAIAKQCSGESENLCGETWGKDTWDGMKGLEVQMAALGGITSNLMLLESKSPQTIDTNPDAAEHHIDNNENSSKDPTKAKPIETADRAGAWILTVMIAAGAIGAVGWLIKTQ, encoded by the exons ATGCGCGGACTAAGTTGGCAACAGCTCGGCGGAGCtgtcctgctcctccttcaggGGCAGGTGGCCCTGTCGGCGCTCAGCGTGCAGGTGAATAGTAAGG ATTCGTTGGCCAATGCGGGGAAGGAGATCGCCGATCCTATGATGGACTTCTATGCACAGAATCAGACGGAAGGTATCCCCGGCAAGCTCACCGATACCTGGTACATTGCTGGCGCCATGTTCATGACCTTGATTCAGTACTGGGCTACCTCTGGCGTCGAGCAATACAACAAGGTCGTGTCACATGACCTTATGTTCCAGTCGGGTGAGAATTACGATTACTTCTCGTCGAACTATAGTCAATGGCTG GGAAATGATGACCAAATGTTCTGGGGTCTTGCCAGTATCACCGCGTCGGAGACCGGGTTCCCTGAAGTCTCGGGTAAACCCACTTGGACTTCCCTGGCTCGTACCGTTTTCAATATGCAGATTGAGCGGTGGGATGAGACCGCTTGCAACGGTGGTCTGCGCTGGCAGATCTGGCCCTACCAGGCGGGTTATACTATGAAGAACTCTATTTCTAACGGTGGTCTTTTCGAGTTGTCCGCTCGCCTGGCCCGGTTTACCAAGAATGAAACCTACGCAGAATGGGCAGAGAAGATCTGGGATTGGTCTGCGAGCTCACCTCTCATCCTCACCGACAAGTGGTATGTGGCCGACTCAACATCAAATGAGAACAACTGCAAAGACTCTGGCAACAACCAATGGACGTATAACTACGGAACCTTTTTGTCCGGTGCCGCGTTCATGTACAACTAC ACCAATGGTGACGAGAAGTGGTTGAAGCGCGTCAATGGCTTGTTAGAAAGCACCTTCGCCACCTTCTTCCCGTCCACCTACGGCGGTAATGTGCTGTCTGAGGTGGCCTGCGAGCCTATCATGAGCTGCGATCGTAACCAACTGGGCTTCAAGGGATATACGGCTATGTGGCTGGCCCATACCGCCATCTTGGTTCCCTCTACCGCGGAGCGAATTACTCCCAAGTTGCAAGGCTCTGCAGAAGCAATCGCGAAGCAGTGCTCGGGTGAGTCTGAGAATCTCTGTGGTGAAACATGGGGCAAAGACACTTGGGATGGTATGAAGGGCCTGGAAGTTCAAATGGCCGCATTGGGTGGAATTACTTCGAACCTGATGCTCTTGGAGAGCAAGTCGCCACAGACCATCGATACAAATCCCGACGCAGCTGAACATCACATCGATAATAACGAAAACAGCAGCAAAGACCCCACCAAGGCGAAGCCGATTGAGACAGCAGATCGGGCCGGAGCCTGGATCTTGACTGTCATGATCGCCGCCGGTGCGATCGGCGCCGTGGGGTGGTTAATCAAGACGCAATAA
- a CDS encoding uncharacterized protein (predicted protein) has product MSASVADTHDKGPRILAVVWTLSTLTTIFVAARVYIRQWLIRNAGIDDYIIVVSLCLTLTSVGMTTANVHMGYGKHAWFLDQSTVETISLVNTISFVIGIFCFTIPKVAVTVLLTRILNPSRLQRIWLWTMIGVTASVSFVCIFLLVFQCDPPQAAWQRRLVTEGKANCNDVQILIKYAIFNAALSASADLYLAIYPSTVLMKLRMPLQKRLALCAALGMGSIIESNVLILASCIPTLQPILELTLRGHVHTRSPRGKDANYPRDSVFQRTGHRTNRRSDRSITHVESQESILGAEERKNSHPLGAIVRTDDVSVEFNTRSGHSMPERHMTWQIA; this is encoded by the exons ATGTCTGCCAGTGTGGCTGATACCCATGATAAAGGTCCTCGGATTCTGGCAGTGGTATGGACATTATCAACCCTTACGACTATTTTCGTCGCTGCACGCGTGTATATCCGTCAATGGTTGATCCGCAATGCAGGTATTGACGACTATATTATCGTTGTGTCACTG TGCCTAACATTAACATCCGTGGGAATGACCACAGCAAATGTGCATATGGGATACGGAAAGCATGCTTGGTTCCTGGACCAGAGCACCGTGGAGACGATAAGTTTGGTTAACACAATCAGCTTTGTAATCGGCATCTTTTGCTTTACCATTCCAAAAGTCGCAGTAACCGTTCTTTTGACTCGGATCCTCAATCCCAGCCGTTTACAGCGTATATGGCTATGGACGATGATTGGAGTTACGGCTTCGGTGTcatttgtatgtatattttTATTGGTGTTCCAATGCGACCCCCCTCAGGCCGCATGGCAGCGCCGCCTCGTCACCGAGGGCAAAGCGAACTGCAATGATGTACAAATTTTGATTAAGTATGCCATCTTCAATGCTG CACTATCCGCCAGTGCTGACCTGTACTTGGCCATATATCCCAGTACTGTCCTCATGAAACTTCGCATGCCATTGCAGAAGCGTCTAGCACTTTGCGCTGCCTTGGGCATGGGGTCTAT CATCGAATCCAATGTTCTCATTTTAGCATCGTGTATTCCGACTCTCCAGCCGATCCTCGAACTGACGCTTAGGGGACACGTTCACACCAGAAGCCCTCGAGGGAAAGACGCCAACTACCCACGCGATTCCGTTTTCCAGAGAACCGGACACAGAACAAACCGACGGTCGGATCGCTCGATTACGCACGTCGAGAGCCAGGAGAGTATCCTTGGAGCCGAAGAACGGAAAAATAGCCATCCCCTCGGTGCTATCGTGCGGACAGATGATGTTTCGGTGGAATTCAACACTAGATCGGGGCATAGCATGCCAGAGAGGCATATGACGTGGCAGATTGCTTAA
- a CDS encoding uncharacterized protein (predicted protein): MTTSIEQLNIPTITFEPFTLPPTNQRILGPPHPSNTVIPLALRPTEDNKKSLTLDSIISTIKTLQSRDQTFTKYLARHGTLLFRDLPIHNADDFSKFAHAFGYKPHEIIGIVVDRPLLAPNVAPANEAPKDVQIYNHNESPQVPHAPEYIFFYNQRAPAKGGETPISSSLELFRRAQAEIPEFIDELAEKGILSKVAYNIEKQYEGGSTLRQAFGKEIQDGDSEETKRRKIEAQIARYGRGKHTTWEWTETGIVLTHRLPVIRTQPGTNLPTLFTGLASYYKRLQANDERKNVTHQLYGDGTPIPEKYLAHLAKITDEIRVLHRWQEGDVLVFDNVIAQHGREPWEGEQTDRVVLASLFDGPFVPGAYGFGDWTQVAQALDG; this comes from the coding sequence ATGACTACCTCCATCGAACAGTTGAATATACCAACAATAACATTCGAACCCTTTACTCTCcccccaaccaaccaacgCATCCTCGGCCCACCCCACCCCAGCAACACCGTGATCCCCCTAGCCCTACGTCCAACAGAAGACAACAAGAAATCCCTCACCCTCGACTCCATCATCTCAACCATCAAAACCCTACAATCCCGCGATCAAACCTTCACCAAATACCTCGCGCGCCACGGAACTCTCCTCTTCCGAGACCTCCCAATCCACAACGCCGACGACTTCAGCAAATTCGCCCATGCCTTCGGATACAAGCCGCACGAGATCATCGGCATCGTAGTCGATCGCCCATTACTGGCTCCGAATGTAGCCCCCGCCAACGAGGCACCGAAGGACGTGCAGATCTACAACCACAACGAGTCGCCGCAGGTCCCGCATGCGCCGGAGTATATCTTCTTTTATAATCAGCGCGCTCCGGCGAAGGGTGGGGAGACCCCGATTTCCTCGTCGTTAGAGTTGTTCCGTCGTGCGCAGGCGGAGATACCCGAGTTTATTGATGAGCTTGCTGAAAAGGGGATACTGAGTAAGGTTGCTTATAATATTGAGAAGCAGTATGAGGGCGGTTCTACGTTGCGCCAGGCATTCGGAAAAGAGATTCAAGATGGTGACAGTGAAGAGACgaagcggaggaagatcGAAGCACAGATTGCTCGGTATGGTCGTGGGAAACATACGACGTGGGAATGGACCGAGACTGGGATTGTGCTGACCCATCGACTGCCCGTGATTCGGACGCAGCCGGGGACGAATCTGCCCACCCTGTTTACTGGGCTAGCGTCGTATTATAAGAGGCTACAGGCGAACGacgagaggaagaatgtTACACATCAGCTTTATGGTGATGGGACGCCTATTCCGGAGAAGTATCTGGCGCATTTAGCGAAGATTACGGATGAGATTCGGGTGTTGCATCGGTGGCAGGAGGGGGATGTGTTGGTTTTTGATAATGTTATTGCGCAGCATGGGAGGGAGCCATGGGAAGGGGAGCAGACGGATCGTGTGGTTTTAGCGAGTTTGTTTGATGGGCCCTTTGTGCCGGGTGCTTATGGATTTGGGGATTGGACACAAGTTGCGCAGGCACTTGATGGGTAG